From the genome of Hymenobacter cellulosilyticus, one region includes:
- a CDS encoding membrane-binding protein, translating into MILNSAVAQNSTRDVLREITDVVGLKPRFELQATSQVQNAAAVVYNGKRFLLYNPQFVASVNRAGRTDWAGISILAHEMGHHLNGHTLRPGGSQPADELEADEFSGFVLRKMGASLAEAQAGMAVVSDEEASPTHPGRSTRLSAISKGWQQANTQIAASRRATAPSAAPVAIASTPTPVRTVANSAVPMNVVGQIVFRDNPQQRYYLTSKLNVVRMQNKSTGQVVGRVTRSTSSDFPFILVDGQDRRLYISANGGCSTTRASRSACFPTRHNFCSERVQKPASPGAGLFLFHPICHRPLAHILPRASFAGSTALSATNAYLSFFAG; encoded by the coding sequence TTGATACTAAACTCCGCCGTAGCCCAAAACTCCACCCGTGACGTGCTGCGCGAAATCACCGACGTGGTGGGCCTCAAGCCGCGCTTTGAGCTGCAGGCTACCTCCCAGGTGCAAAACGCGGCCGCCGTGGTTTACAACGGCAAACGGTTCTTGCTTTATAACCCGCAGTTTGTGGCTTCTGTGAACCGGGCAGGCCGCACCGACTGGGCCGGTATCAGCATTCTGGCTCACGAAATGGGGCACCACCTCAACGGTCATACCCTGCGCCCCGGCGGCTCCCAGCCCGCTGATGAGCTGGAGGCCGACGAGTTTTCGGGCTTTGTGCTCCGCAAGATGGGCGCCAGCCTGGCCGAAGCCCAAGCGGGTATGGCCGTAGTTTCCGATGAGGAAGCTTCGCCCACCCACCCCGGCCGCTCCACCCGTCTTTCCGCCATTAGCAAAGGCTGGCAGCAGGCCAACACCCAGATTGCTGCCAGCCGCCGCGCTACGGCACCCTCCGCCGCGCCAGTAGCCATTGCCAGTACGCCCACCCCGGTTCGGACCGTTGCCAACTCGGCCGTGCCAATGAACGTGGTCGGACAAATCGTGTTCCGCGACAATCCTCAGCAGCGCTATTACCTGACCAGCAAGCTGAACGTGGTGCGGATGCAGAATAAATCGACCGGCCAGGTCGTCGGCCGCGTGACTCGCTCCACCAGCTCCGACTTCCCCTTTATTCTGGTTGATGGCCAGGACCGCCGCCTCTACATCAGTGCCAACGGGGGGTGTTCAACAACCAGGGCCAGCAGGTCGGCCTGCTTTCCGACCCGTCATAATTTCTGCTCTGAACGAGTACAAAAGCCAGCTTCTCCCGGAGCTGGCCTTTTTCTTTTTCACCCGATTTGCCACCGGCCGCTAGCCCATATTCTGCCTCGTGCTAGCTTTGCCGGCTCCACTGCTTTGTCCGCTACCAATGCCTACCTATCCTTTTTTGCTGGTTGA
- a CDS encoding PhzF family phenazine biosynthesis protein, with the protein MPTYPFLLVDAFTTSALGGNPCAVVLDADDLSAETMQRLAREFNQSETAFVRRSTVAEFGVRYFTPAEEIPLAGHPTIATVTALVHTGRLPLTQPRTTLQLELLHGPIDIAVLTSAAQQEPAQVLMTQRKPVFGQLHDPAVVLPLFDLTPDDLYPGSEVQTVSTGTPQLMLLLRDQDALRRAHISDAAAFARYRQSSDFFSPHLFCLGGATDAGHTFARHFGTPPDIAEDPVTGSATGGMAAFLWHYGYLANPEFVAEQGHWMGRAGTVLVTVAGPRENIESVTIGGQGVVVVAGQLEL; encoded by the coding sequence ATGCCTACCTATCCTTTTTTGCTGGTTGATGCCTTCACCACCTCCGCCCTGGGCGGCAACCCCTGTGCCGTAGTACTCGATGCCGACGACCTTTCGGCCGAAACCATGCAGCGCCTGGCCCGGGAGTTTAACCAGTCGGAAACGGCCTTTGTGCGTCGCTCAACAGTAGCAGAGTTTGGGGTGCGCTACTTCACCCCGGCCGAGGAAATTCCGCTGGCCGGCCATCCTACCATTGCCACCGTTACGGCCCTGGTGCATACCGGCCGCCTGCCGCTCACCCAGCCACGCACCACCCTGCAGCTGGAGCTGCTACACGGGCCCATCGATATTGCCGTGCTGACTTCCGCTGCCCAGCAGGAGCCCGCCCAGGTCCTGATGACCCAGCGCAAGCCCGTATTCGGGCAGCTGCACGACCCGGCCGTGGTCCTGCCGCTGTTTGACCTGACCCCGGATGATTTGTATCCCGGCTCAGAGGTACAAACCGTCAGCACGGGCACGCCCCAGCTTATGCTGCTGCTGCGCGACCAGGACGCGCTGCGCCGCGCCCATATTTCCGACGCGGCGGCTTTTGCCCGCTACCGCCAAAGCAGCGACTTTTTCAGCCCCCACCTGTTTTGCCTGGGCGGGGCCACTGATGCGGGCCACACCTTTGCCCGCCACTTCGGCACCCCACCCGATATTGCCGAAGACCCGGTGACGGGCTCGGCCACCGGCGGCATGGCCGCATTTCTGTGGCACTACGGCTACCTCGCAAACCCGGAGTTTGTGGCCGAGCAGGGTCACTGGATGGGCCGGGCTGGTACGGTGCTGGTTACCGTAGCCGGGCCGCGGGAGAATATCGAGTCGGTGACCATCGGCGGGCAGGGCGTGGTAGTGGTAGCAGGACAGCTGGAACTGTAG